A stretch of [Clostridium] innocuum DNA encodes these proteins:
- the trxB gene encoding thioredoxin-disulfide reductase, producing the protein MNKQLYDVVIIGGGPAGYSAALYCARSALSVLVLEKLSAGGQMATTGIVENYPGFEEGIDGFDLGEKMQQQAERFGAKTAYAGVEGADLTAQPKLLHTDEGDIEAKTVIIATGAYPRELGLPNESSLRGRGVAYCAACDGMMYKRKDVIIVGGGNSAIADALYLEKICKSVTLIHRREELRASKVYAGQLENSTIRFVWNSRVKEILADNKVSGAVIENLKTKETQVIAAQGLFVAIGRIPDTAVFQGQLEVNKAGYIVADETTRTSIPGVFAIGDVRDKPLRQIVTAVSDGAVASKFVDEFLAGLPQ; encoded by the coding sequence ATGAACAAGCAACTGTATGATGTGGTGATTATCGGTGGCGGTCCTGCTGGCTATAGTGCAGCTTTGTACTGTGCGAGAAGCGCGTTATCGGTTCTCGTGCTGGAAAAGCTATCAGCGGGAGGCCAGATGGCAACCACTGGAATCGTAGAGAATTATCCAGGCTTTGAGGAAGGAATCGACGGCTTTGATCTTGGAGAAAAGATGCAGCAGCAGGCAGAACGCTTTGGCGCCAAAACCGCTTATGCCGGCGTTGAAGGTGCGGATTTAACAGCACAGCCAAAGCTTTTGCATACGGACGAAGGTGATATTGAAGCAAAGACGGTAATCATCGCCACCGGAGCCTATCCAAGAGAGCTTGGTCTGCCAAACGAATCCAGCCTGCGAGGGCGCGGTGTCGCTTACTGTGCAGCCTGTGACGGCATGATGTACAAAAGAAAGGACGTCATTATCGTCGGTGGTGGAAACAGTGCCATTGCGGACGCCCTATATCTGGAAAAGATATGCAAAAGCGTTACCCTGATTCATCGTCGCGAGGAGCTCAGAGCAAGCAAGGTGTATGCAGGTCAGCTGGAAAACAGCACCATCCGCTTTGTCTGGAACAGCCGTGTAAAAGAAATTCTCGCAGATAACAAGGTCAGTGGAGCCGTTATTGAAAACTTAAAAACAAAGGAAACACAGGTCATAGCTGCACAGGGGCTGTTTGTCGCTATCGGACGCATCCCGGATACCGCAGTCTTTCAGGGACAGCTGGAAGTGAACAAGGCAGGCTATATCGTAGCGGACGAAACAACACGGACCAGTATTCCCGGTGTATTCGCCATCGGAGATGTTCGTGATAAGCCTCTGCGTCAGATCGTCACTGCAGTGAGTGATGGAGCTGTCGCTTCTAAGTTTGTAGACGAATTCCTTGCAGGATTACCGCAATAA